In a single window of the Planctomycetota bacterium genome:
- the tilS gene encoding tRNA lysidine(34) synthetase TilS gives MAVPAMSSERQAVLREYLAALVGMEAAGDLLREHLEEHAAELALRAVGRRDRRVGREGEVVDPLLEHEVLGGHVEDADPRSRAAAVERRALVQPELLEIDSHHEVGVERFAEGRVVDPGILVDPPGHLVLADDPRAPNVRLQLAPDQAGEFASRARVGELQFDDRPAGHGDVLAPQTVELCRHVRRPQKVGSGEQRRTAREGGKSDAGQCREAKATQAESMHETVSSGFEAVEADGRGESRRPAPDGSMPLPRRACGRMGKQRSMGVTEVITAAETDAPAAYVAAVARALPSADFWTMPVLAAVSGGADSVSMLLALHRLVPADALGRLLVVHAEHDLRTDAGVDRAFVEGLAGRLGLRAVIRRLAVVPRRGEGIEAAARRLRHEFFVDAAAEAGGRHVLVAHTADDQAETILHRLLRGTGVAGLAGMSPARELAPGISLLRPLLAVRRGAARAFLAALGADWREDPSNLDRRHARNLVRHDVLAMCERTRYPACTEAIVRLGRQAAAAARALRSAADRLLDEHSRREADGSITVRIVGLRGLDPHLVAEVFVALWHRAGWPQRDMTDRHYTALAALAGREPSPPMALDLPGGVRAVADATAVRFTPR, from the coding sequence ATGGCCGTGCCAGCCATGTCCTCAGAACGTCAGGCTGTCCTCCGCGAATACCTCGCGGCTCTCGTAGGCATGGAAGCAGCGGGAGACCTTCTGCGAGAGCATCTGGAGGAACATGCCGCGGAACTCGCTCTCCGAGCGGTCGGTCGCCGGGATCGCCGAGTTGGCCGGGAAGGCGAAGTCGTCGATCCGCTTCTCGAACACGAGGTCCTTGGTGGCCACGTCGAAGACGCGGATCCGCGCAGTCGCGCGGCCGCGGTAGAGCGTCGAGCCCTCGTGCAGCCGGAACTGCTCGAGATCGACTCCCACCACGAGGTCGGCGTCGAGCGCTTTGCCGAGGGTCGGGTAGTCGACCCAGGCATTCTCGTCGATCCACCGGGCCACCTCGTGCTGGCCGATGATCCTCGTGCGCCGAACGTTCGACTGCAGCTGGCTCCCGACCAGGCCGGCGAGTTCGCGAGCCGAGCCCGCGTCGGAGAACTCCAGTTCGACGATCGGCCGGCAGGCCACGGCGACGTGCTTGCCCCGCAGACCGTTGAACTCTGCCGGCACGTCCGCCGGCCGCAGAAGGTAGGCAGCGGTGAGCAGCGTCGAACAGCCCGTGAGGGCGGGAAGAGCGACGCAGGCCAGTGCCGCGAGGCGAAAGCCACCCAGGCCGAAAGCATGCATGAGACCGTATCCTCCGGGTTCGAGGCCGTTGAAGCCGACGGGCGGGGGGAGAGTAGGCGACCCGCTCCGGACGGCTCAATGCCTCTTCCCCGGCGAGCGTGTGGCAGAATGGGCAAGCAGCGATCCATGGGAGTTACCGAAGTCATCACCGCGGCGGAGACCGACGCCCCGGCGGCCTACGTGGCGGCGGTGGCGCGGGCGCTGCCCTCCGCCGACTTCTGGACGATGCCCGTGCTGGCCGCCGTTTCAGGGGGCGCCGACAGCGTCTCGATGCTGTTGGCCCTGCATCGGCTGGTGCCGGCCGATGCCCTGGGGCGGCTGCTGGTCGTGCACGCGGAACACGACCTCCGCACCGACGCGGGCGTCGACCGCGCGTTCGTCGAAGGCCTGGCCGGGCGGCTGGGCCTCCGGGCCGTCATCCGCCGGCTCGCGGTGGTGCCGCGCCGCGGCGAAGGCATCGAGGCCGCGGCCCGACGGCTGCGGCATGAGTTCTTCGTCGACGCCGCCGCCGAGGCCGGCGGCCGGCATGTGCTGGTGGCCCACACCGCAGACGACCAGGCCGAGACGATCCTCCACCGGCTCCTCCGCGGCACCGGCGTCGCGGGCCTGGCGGGCATGAGTCCGGCCCGCGAACTGGCCCCCGGGATCTCCCTGCTGCGGCCCCTGCTCGCCGTGCGGCGGGGCGCTGCCCGGGCCTTCCTCGCCGCGCTCGGCGCAGACTGGCGGGAGGATCCCTCGAACCTCGATCGCCGTCATGCCCGGAACCTCGTGCGGCACGACGTGCTGGCCATGTGCGAGCGGACCCGTTATCCGGCCTGCACGGAGGCGATCGTTCGGCTCGGCCGTCAGGCGGCCGCAGCGGCCCGGGCCCTGCGAAGCGCCGCCGACCGCTTGCTCGACGAGCACTCGCGACGGGAGGCCGACGGCAGCATCACGGTGCGAATCGTCGGGCTCCGCGGCCTCGACCCGCACCTCGTCGCGGAGGTGTTCGTCGCCCTGTGGCATCGCGCGGGCTGGCCGCAGCGGGACATGACCGATCGCCACTACACGGCGCTGGCCGCACTCGCGGGCCGTGAGCCTTCCCCGCCCATGGCCCTCGACCTGCCCGGCGGTGTTCGCGCGGTGGCCGATGCCACCGCGGTGCGGTTCACGCCGCGGTGA
- a CDS encoding MFS transporter produces the protein MAILAAGVGFAIRAGILDNWIEQFGFTGSEVGKITGAGLTGFCFGIIIGGVIVDKIGYGKLVALALAGHILSAVVTFSASSPANAYQLLFWGSFIFAFANGTLEAVANPLVATVFPNNRTHYLNILHASWPAGMVLGTVAGWYLDDRLHLDWKYQLALYLVPTAIYALMFLGQTFPKSEAAAKGASFVDMFRDVGILGAAVACFLLALFFGDILKDFIPERAAVAGYALGGLLLLAVAFMTKFSIGSVLLFILFVTHAMVGAVELGTDSWIQNITGNLFTSEQGKWLFIWTSAIMFALRFCAHFIETRLGLSPIGLLLVSAILAFVGLRFAGGMQTFPAALAALGIYALGKTFFWPTMLAVVGDRFPQTGAVAMSIMGGIGMLSAGLIGGPGLGYCNDRFAGEALQASAPAVYESYRSEKPSRFLNIPSTEVRGLDGQKVSEVKKAGAAATADQQAAVTADQLGNRQTLEVDSYIPATMAVIYLALLLYFRAIGGYRRVQMSA, from the coding sequence ATGGCGATCCTCGCCGCGGGCGTCGGCTTCGCCATCCGGGCGGGAATCCTCGACAACTGGATCGAGCAGTTCGGGTTCACCGGGAGCGAGGTCGGCAAGATCACCGGGGCTGGACTGACGGGCTTCTGCTTCGGGATCATCATCGGGGGCGTGATCGTCGACAAGATCGGCTATGGCAAACTCGTGGCCCTCGCCCTCGCCGGCCACATCCTCTCGGCCGTGGTCACGTTCAGCGCTTCGTCGCCGGCCAACGCCTACCAGCTGCTGTTTTGGGGATCGTTCATTTTCGCCTTCGCCAACGGCACGCTGGAGGCCGTGGCCAACCCGCTGGTGGCCACCGTGTTCCCGAACAACCGCACCCACTATCTCAACATCCTGCATGCCAGTTGGCCGGCCGGGATGGTGCTCGGCACGGTCGCCGGCTGGTACCTCGACGACCGACTGCACCTGGACTGGAAGTACCAACTGGCCCTGTACCTGGTCCCGACCGCGATCTACGCACTGATGTTTCTCGGCCAGACGTTCCCGAAGTCGGAGGCGGCCGCGAAGGGGGCGAGTTTCGTCGACATGTTTCGTGACGTAGGCATCCTCGGGGCGGCGGTGGCCTGCTTCCTGCTCGCCCTGTTCTTCGGCGACATCCTCAAGGACTTCATCCCCGAGCGCGCGGCCGTGGCCGGCTACGCCCTCGGCGGCCTGCTCCTGCTCGCGGTGGCGTTCATGACGAAGTTCTCGATCGGGTCGGTCCTGCTCTTCATCCTGTTCGTCACGCACGCCATGGTGGGCGCGGTCGAGCTGGGCACCGACAGCTGGATCCAGAACATCACCGGCAACCTGTTCACGTCGGAACAGGGCAAATGGCTGTTCATCTGGACCTCCGCCATCATGTTCGCGCTGCGGTTCTGCGCCCACTTCATCGAGACGCGGCTGGGCCTGTCCCCGATCGGGCTGCTGCTCGTCTCGGCGATCCTCGCCTTCGTGGGCCTCCGGTTCGCCGGCGGCATGCAGACCTTTCCCGCGGCGTTGGCGGCCCTGGGAATCTATGCCCTCGGCAAGACCTTCTTCTGGCCCACGATGCTGGCCGTGGTCGGGGACCGGTTCCCGCAGACCGGCGCGGTGGCGATGTCGATCATGGGGGGCATCGGCATGCTGTCGGCCGGCCTGATCGGCGGACCGGGCCTCGGCTACTGCAACGACCGGTTCGCCGGCGAGGCGCTCCAGGCATCCGCGCCGGCGGTCTACGAGTCATACCGATCGGAAAAGCCGAGCCGCTTCCTCAACATCCCGAGCACCGAGGTGCGCGGCCTCGACGGCCAGAAGGTGTCGGAGGTGAAAAAGGCGGGTGCGGCCGCCACCGCGGACCAACAGGCGGCGGTCACGGCCGATCAGCTCGGCAACCGTCAAACGCTCGAGGTCGATTCCTACATTCCCGCGACGATGGCCGTGATCTACCTGGCGCTGCTGCTCTACTTCCGCGCGATCGGCGGCTACCGCCGAGTGCAGATGTCCGCGTGA
- a CDS encoding diaminopimelate epimerase: MKFVKMHGAANDYVYVDCFDERAPADPAALAPLIADRHRGVGGDGLVLVLPSTVATARMRMFNADGSESEMCGNGVRCVAHLVVSRGRAPAGPVTIETGRGVLTLEVQRTGSRTSQVRVDMGEPVLEAESIPVLGSGRIVAAACEALGAEEAWWAGCGLEPRMTCVSMGNPHAVFFCADVALVPLEAIGPRVETHPIFPRRVNVHFVEVVSPRHVRMRTWERGSGITMACGTGASAVCVAGVLTGRTERAIDADLPGGRLRLEWPEGGHVFMTGPAEEVFQGNWPDA; the protein is encoded by the coding sequence ATGAAGTTCGTGAAGATGCATGGCGCCGCCAACGACTACGTCTACGTCGACTGCTTCGACGAACGCGCCCCGGCGGATCCCGCGGCCCTCGCGCCGCTGATCGCCGACCGGCACCGTGGCGTCGGCGGCGACGGCCTGGTGCTCGTGCTGCCCTCGACGGTGGCCACGGCCCGGATGCGGATGTTCAACGCCGACGGCAGCGAGTCGGAGATGTGCGGCAACGGTGTTCGCTGCGTGGCGCATCTCGTGGTGTCGCGGGGGCGGGCGCCGGCCGGTCCGGTCACGATCGAAACCGGCCGCGGCGTGCTCACGCTGGAGGTGCAGCGGACGGGTTCGCGGACGTCGCAGGTGCGGGTCGACATGGGCGAACCGGTGCTCGAGGCCGAGAGCATCCCGGTGCTCGGCTCGGGACGGATCGTGGCTGCCGCCTGCGAGGCGCTGGGCGCCGAGGAGGCCTGGTGGGCCGGCTGTGGCCTCGAGCCGCGGATGACCTGCGTGTCGATGGGCAATCCACACGCGGTCTTCTTCTGCGCCGACGTCGCGCTGGTGCCGCTGGAAGCGATCGGGCCCCGGGTCGAGACCCATCCGATTTTCCCGAGGCGGGTCAACGTGCACTTCGTCGAGGTCGTGTCGCCCCGCCATGTGCGGATGCGAACCTGGGAACGCGGCAGCGGGATCACGATGGCCTGCGGCACCGGGGCTTCCGCCGTGTGCGTGGCCGGCGTCCTGACGGGCCGGACCGAACGGGCCATCGACGCCGATCTGCCGGGCGGTCGGCTGCGGCTCGAGTGGCCGGAGGGGGGGCACGTGTTCATGACCGGACCCGCCGAAGAGGTGTTTCAAGGAAACTGGCCCGATGCGTGA
- a CDS encoding DUF374 domain-containing protein: MKIKSPFAIGCWSLVASATIRHWMGTLDYQIDYADPEVDPVHRAYRSAKIYVFWHENILMPLHLRGHANISMLLSRHWDANILDRVARMMGFGVVRGSTFKGGSVALRELAERAAVGNLTITPDGPRGPRRRLAAGCVFLASTLGIPIVAMGLGYDRPWRAGTWDRFAIPRPWSRARGVISRAIAIPPELDRDGLERHRLGVERLLSHLSDDAEAWAMCGARRPTQRPGRREPSRVAARAAALPGPAGVSLDQELDRCGLEPVVAARGDARPAA, from the coding sequence GTGAAGATCAAGTCACCGTTCGCGATCGGCTGCTGGTCGCTGGTGGCGTCGGCCACGATCCGCCACTGGATGGGCACGCTCGACTATCAGATCGACTACGCCGATCCGGAGGTCGATCCCGTGCACCGCGCCTATCGCAGCGCGAAGATCTACGTCTTCTGGCACGAGAACATCCTCATGCCGCTCCATCTCCGTGGCCATGCCAACATCTCGATGCTGCTGTCCCGCCACTGGGATGCCAACATCCTCGATCGCGTGGCGCGGATGATGGGATTCGGCGTCGTCCGCGGGAGCACCTTCAAAGGCGGTTCGGTCGCCCTGCGGGAACTCGCCGAGCGGGCCGCGGTGGGGAACCTCACGATCACGCCGGACGGACCGCGGGGTCCGCGGCGGAGGCTGGCCGCCGGCTGCGTCTTCCTGGCAAGCACCCTGGGCATTCCGATCGTGGCCATGGGCCTGGGCTACGATCGGCCCTGGCGGGCCGGCACCTGGGACCGGTTCGCGATTCCGCGGCCGTGGTCGCGGGCGCGGGGCGTGATCAGCCGGGCGATCGCGATCCCGCCGGAGCTGGATCGCGACGGATTGGAGCGGCATCGGCTGGGCGTCGAACGGCTGCTCTCGCATCTCTCCGACGACGCAGAGGCCTGGGCCATGTGCGGCGCCAGGCGGCCGACGCAGCGGCCGGGGCGGCGGGAGCCCTCGCGAGTCGCGGCCCGGGCTGCTGCCCTGCCCGGTCCGGCGGGCGTGAGCCTCGATCAGGAGTTGGATCGCTGTGGCCTGGAGCCCGTGGTGGCTGCCCGCGGCGATGCCCGACCGGCTGCCTGA